In a single window of the Rhodoferax saidenbachensis genome:
- the rpsA gene encoding 30S ribosomal protein S1, which translates to MSESFAALFEESLQRSEMRTGEVITAEVVRIEHSFVVVNAGLKSEAYVPIEEFKSDKGELEVQVGDFVSVAIDSVENGYGDTILSRDKAKRLASWMSLEKALESGEFVTGTTSGKVKGGLTVLVNGIRAFLPGSLVDTRPTKDLSPYENKTLEFKVIKLDRKRNNVVLSRRAVVEASMGEERAKLMHTLKEGSVVQGVVKNITEYGAFVDLGGIDGLLHITDMAWRRVRHPSEVVTAGQEITAKILKFDTEKNRVSLGLKQMGDDPWMGVNRRYPQGTRMFGKITNIADYGAFVELEPGIEGLVHVSEMDWTNKNVAPSKIVALGDEVEVMVLEIDEDKRRISLGMKQCKANPWQEFAQNTKRGDRVKGPIKSITDFGVFVGLAAGIDGLVHLSDLSWNETGEAAVREFKKGQEVEALVLAVDVDRERISLGIKQLDSDPFTTFVSINDKGQVVTGKVKTVDAKGAEIDLGEDIIGYLRASEISRDRVEDARNVLKEGDEVTAVVVNVDRKTRNIQLSIKAKDAADQGEAMAALSQASARENAGTTSLGALLRAKLDNNN; encoded by the coding sequence ATGTCTGAATCTTTCGCAGCCCTATTTGAAGAATCTCTGCAACGCTCGGAAATGCGCACCGGTGAAGTCATCACCGCTGAAGTCGTACGTATCGAGCACAGCTTCGTTGTTGTCAACGCTGGCCTCAAGTCCGAAGCCTACGTGCCAATCGAAGAATTCAAGAGCGACAAGGGCGAACTCGAAGTGCAAGTTGGCGACTTCGTTTCCGTGGCCATCGACTCCGTTGAAAACGGCTATGGCGACACCATCCTGTCCCGTGACAAGGCCAAGCGTCTGGCTTCCTGGATGAGCCTGGAAAAAGCCCTGGAATCCGGCGAATTCGTCACTGGTACCACTTCCGGCAAGGTCAAGGGCGGCCTGACCGTTCTGGTCAACGGCATCCGCGCATTCCTGCCCGGTTCGCTGGTCGACACACGTCCTACCAAGGATCTGTCTCCGTACGAAAACAAGACCCTGGAATTCAAGGTTATCAAGCTGGACCGCAAGCGCAACAACGTCGTGTTGTCTCGCCGTGCCGTGGTCGAAGCCTCCATGGGCGAAGAACGCGCCAAGCTGATGCACACCCTCAAAGAAGGTTCTGTGGTGCAAGGCGTGGTCAAGAACATCACCGAATACGGTGCATTCGTTGACCTGGGCGGTATCGACGGCCTGCTGCACATCACCGACATGGCATGGCGCCGTGTCCGTCACCCTTCCGAAGTGGTGACTGCTGGTCAAGAAATCACTGCCAAGATCCTGAAGTTCGACACCGAAAAGAACCGCGTGTCTCTGGGTCTGAAGCAAATGGGCGACGATCCTTGGATGGGCGTGAACCGCCGTTACCCCCAAGGTACGCGCATGTTCGGCAAGATCACCAACATCGCCGATTACGGCGCGTTTGTGGAACTGGAACCCGGAATCGAAGGTCTGGTGCACGTGTCCGAAATGGACTGGACCAACAAGAACGTTGCGCCTTCGAAGATCGTTGCCCTGGGTGACGAAGTCGAAGTCATGGTTCTGGAAATCGACGAAGACAAGCGCCGTATCTCCCTGGGCATGAAGCAGTGCAAGGCCAACCCATGGCAAGAGTTCGCACAAAACACCAAGCGCGGCGACCGCGTGAAGGGCCCGATCAAATCCATCACCGACTTCGGCGTGTTCGTCGGTCTGGCTGCTGGTATCGACGGTCTGGTGCACCTGTCCGACCTGTCCTGGAACGAAACCGGCGAAGCTGCTGTGCGCGAATTCAAGAAGGGCCAAGAAGTCGAGGCTTTGGTCTTGGCTGTGGACGTGGACCGCGAACGCATCTCCCTGGGTATCAAGCAACTGGACTCCGATCCTTTCACCACCTTCGTGTCGATCAACGACAAGGGCCAGGTTGTAACCGGTAAGGTCAAGACTGTGGATGCCAAGGGTGCTGAAATCGATCTGGGCGAAGACATCATTGGTTACCTGCGCGCTTCCGAAATCAGCCGCGACCGCGTTGAAGACGCTCGCAACGTGCTGAAAGAAGGCGACGAAGTGACCGCTGTGGTTGTCAATGTGGATCGCAAGACCCGCAACATCCAGTTGTCCATCAAGGCCAAGGACGCTGCGGACCAAGGCGAAGCCATGGCTGCTCTGAGCCAGGCATCTGCCCGTGAAAACGCTGGTACCACCAGCCTGGGCGCTCTGCTGCGCGCCAAACTGGACAACAACAACTAA
- a CDS encoding bifunctional 3-phosphoshikimate 1-carboxyvinyltransferase/cytidylate kinase — protein MFSTEFLDLPPLLGASGSVTLPGSKSISNRVLLLAALCEGTTTIHDLLDSDDTRVMLAALRTLGCGVQENGSTVEITGLGGRLGTAPAKLFMGNAGTAMRPLTAALAVLGGDFELSGVPRMHERPIGDLVDALRQLGCHIDYLGQDGFPPLRIGKPNLKLDAPIQVRGDVSSQFLTALLMALPLVATKDIVIEVVGELISRPYIEITLNLLARFGVQVRRDGWQRFTIPAGCKLQSPKVLHVEADASSASYFIALGAISMGVRGQNGIKIQGVGADSIQGDIRFIDAAKQMGARIESGPNWLEVRRAAWPLKAIDLDCNHIPDAAMTLAVMALYADGTTTLRNIASWRVKETDRIAAMATELRKLGATVVEGADFIRVTPPTSAQDWRAASIHTYDDHRIAMCFSLAVFNPAGLPVRIEDPKCVAKTFPDYFETLFSVAQASATHIPVVCVDGPTASGKGTLAAVVAEKLGYHFLDSGSLYRITGLAATRAGIALEVANQEAIVALLRSLPIRFEGSHILLDGEDVSDAIRTEEAGMNASRVSAFPLVRGALVDFQRNFRQLPGLVADGRDMGTIIFPNAPLKVFLTASATCRAERRYKQLISKGIPAILADLRADLEARDARDSSRPVAPLKPAEDAQLLDNSDLTVDSSVEIVLDWWQSKQPFKSA, from the coding sequence ATGTTCTCCACCGAATTCCTGGACCTTCCACCGCTGCTGGGCGCCTCCGGCAGCGTCACCCTCCCCGGCTCCAAGAGCATTTCCAACCGGGTCTTGCTACTCGCCGCGCTGTGCGAAGGCACCACCACCATCCACGACTTGCTGGACTCGGACGACACCCGCGTCATGCTGGCGGCCCTGCGCACCCTGGGCTGTGGCGTACAGGAAAACGGCAGCACGGTAGAGATCACCGGCCTGGGTGGCCGCCTGGGCACCGCTCCCGCCAAGCTGTTCATGGGCAATGCCGGCACCGCCATGCGCCCACTGACCGCCGCGCTGGCCGTCTTGGGCGGTGATTTTGAACTCAGTGGCGTTCCGCGCATGCACGAGCGCCCGATTGGCGACCTGGTGGATGCACTTCGCCAGTTGGGCTGCCACATTGATTATTTGGGCCAGGACGGATTCCCCCCCTTGCGGATTGGCAAACCCAACCTGAAGCTGGACGCGCCCATCCAGGTCCGTGGCGATGTGTCCAGCCAGTTCCTCACAGCACTGCTGATGGCGCTACCGCTAGTGGCCACCAAGGACATCGTGATTGAAGTGGTGGGGGAACTGATTTCCCGTCCCTATATCGAGATCACGCTGAACCTGCTGGCCCGCTTTGGTGTGCAGGTGCGGCGCGACGGTTGGCAGCGTTTCACCATTCCGGCGGGCTGCAAACTGCAGTCACCGAAAGTGCTGCACGTCGAAGCCGATGCCTCATCTGCTAGCTATTTCATAGCGCTTGGCGCAATATCCATGGGGGTTAGAGGCCAAAATGGCATCAAAATCCAGGGCGTAGGCGCAGATTCCATCCAGGGTGACATCCGTTTCATTGACGCCGCCAAACAAATGGGGGCACGCATTGAAAGCGGACCCAACTGGCTAGAAGTGCGCCGCGCAGCCTGGCCCCTGAAAGCCATCGACCTGGACTGCAACCACATCCCCGACGCCGCCATGACGCTGGCCGTGATGGCGCTTTACGCCGACGGCACCACCACGCTGCGCAATATCGCCAGCTGGCGCGTCAAGGAAACCGACCGCATCGCCGCCATGGCCACCGAGCTGCGCAAGCTGGGCGCCACGGTGGTGGAAGGAGCAGACTTCATCCGCGTGACACCGCCGACCAGCGCACAAGACTGGCGCGCTGCCAGCATCCATACCTACGACGACCACCGCATCGCGATGTGTTTTTCGCTGGCCGTCTTCAACCCGGCCGGATTGCCGGTGCGCATTGAAGACCCCAAATGCGTAGCCAAGACCTTCCCCGACTACTTTGAAACCCTGTTCTCGGTGGCGCAGGCCTCCGCGACCCACATTCCGGTGGTCTGCGTGGATGGTCCCACGGCCTCTGGCAAAGGCACCCTGGCCGCCGTGGTGGCAGAAAAGCTGGGCTACCACTTTCTGGACTCCGGCTCGCTGTACCGGATCACCGGCCTGGCCGCTACACGCGCCGGTATTGCGCTGGAAGTGGCGAACCAGGAGGCCATCGTCGCCTTGCTGCGCTCCCTGCCGATCCGCTTTGAGGGCAGCCACATCCTGCTGGATGGTGAAGATGTCAGTGATGCCATCCGCACCGAAGAAGCGGGCATGAATGCCTCGCGGGTATCGGCTTTTCCGCTGGTACGGGGCGCTTTGGTGGACTTTCAGCGCAATTTCCGGCAATTGCCGGGCCTGGTGGCCGATGGCCGCGACATGGGCACCATCATTTTCCCCAACGCGCCTTTAAAGGTGTTTCTGACCGCCAGCGCCACCTGCCGCGCGGAACGACGCTATAAGCAGTTGATTTCAAAGGGAATTCCGGCTATACTCGCCGATCTACGCGCGGACTTGGAAGCCCGCGACGCCCGTGACTCCTCCCGGCCCGTCGCTCCTCTAAAGCCTGCAGAAGACGCCCAGTTGCTGGACAACTCGGATTTGACGGTGGATTCCTCCGTTGAAATCGTGTTGGACTGGTGGCAAAGCAAACAGCCTTTTAAGTCCGCTTGA
- the lapB gene encoding lipopolysaccharide assembly protein LapB translates to MEFDLTLILLGLPVAFVLGWLASRMDMRQLRLENRQAPKAYFKGLNFLLNEQQDQAIDAFIEAVQNDPDTSELHFALGNLFRRRGEYERAVRVHQHLLSRGDLVLDDRHRAQHALALDYLKAGLLDRAEEALRKLEGTRFEAQARLALLANYERSRDWPQAAQIAEKLESAGQGSFKGRLAHYLCEQAATLAAQGDTQQAQALLTQATQTAPEVPRPRMDLARLQDQSGDPHSAALTLMEALDAAPSAIPLIAAQLTDCAMRGGQCAQALAKLKALYAETPSLDVLDAIVALEAASGDATTSAREWYAHHLEKEPSLVAAAKWIAGEKLEHEQFHPQVQRALDHAVKPLTRYRCAACGFEAKQHFWQCPGCQAWDSYPARRVEEL, encoded by the coding sequence ATGGAATTTGATCTGACGCTGATTTTGCTAGGCCTGCCTGTGGCCTTTGTACTGGGCTGGCTGGCTTCGCGCATGGACATGCGCCAGCTGCGCCTGGAAAACCGCCAGGCCCCCAAGGCCTATTTCAAGGGTCTGAACTTTCTGCTCAACGAGCAGCAGGACCAGGCCATTGACGCTTTCATCGAAGCGGTGCAAAACGACCCGGATACCTCCGAGCTGCATTTCGCGCTGGGCAATCTGTTCCGCCGCCGCGGCGAATACGAACGTGCCGTGCGGGTGCACCAGCACCTGCTGTCGCGTGGCGACCTGGTGCTGGACGACCGGCACCGTGCGCAACATGCCCTGGCGCTGGACTACCTCAAGGCCGGCCTGCTGGACCGTGCCGAAGAAGCCCTGCGCAAGCTCGAAGGCACCCGTTTTGAAGCCCAGGCCCGCCTAGCGCTGCTGGCCAACTATGAGCGCTCCCGCGACTGGCCCCAGGCGGCACAGATTGCGGAGAAACTGGAATCGGCGGGGCAAGGCAGCTTCAAGGGCCGGCTGGCCCACTACCTGTGTGAACAAGCAGCCACATTGGCGGCACAGGGCGATACCCAGCAAGCCCAGGCTCTTCTGACACAAGCCACGCAAACCGCCCCGGAGGTCCCGCGCCCGCGCATGGATCTGGCCCGCCTGCAAGACCAGTCGGGCGACCCACACAGCGCGGCCCTCACCCTCATGGAAGCACTGGACGCGGCGCCCTCTGCCATCCCCCTGATTGCGGCCCAGCTGACCGACTGCGCGATGCGGGGCGGCCAGTGTGCACAGGCCCTGGCAAAACTCAAGGCGCTGTACGCAGAAACACCGTCGCTGGATGTGCTGGACGCCATCGTGGCCCTGGAAGCCGCCAGCGGCGATGCCACCACCAGCGCGCGCGAGTGGTATGCCCACCATCTGGAGAAAGAGCCATCCCTGGTGGCCGCCGCCAAATGGATTGCTGGCGAAAAACTGGAACACGAGCAGTTTCACCCCCAGGTGCAGCGCGCACTGGACCATGCCGTCAAACCGCTCACCCGCTACCGCTGTGCGGCCTGCGGCTTTGAAGCCAAGCAACATTTCTGGCAATGCCCGGGCTGCCAAGCCTGGGACAGCTACCCCGCGCGCCGCGTGGAAGAGCTATAA
- a CDS encoding integration host factor subunit beta has product MTRSDLVEELANRFSQLTHRDAEFAVKAILDAMNDALVRGHRIEIRGFGSFSINRRPPRMGRNPRSGESVAIPEKRVPHFKPGKALREAVDTRTAELETKTKV; this is encoded by the coding sequence ATGACCCGCTCCGACCTCGTTGAAGAACTGGCCAACCGTTTTAGCCAGCTGACCCACCGCGACGCCGAATTCGCCGTGAAGGCCATTCTGGACGCCATGAACGACGCCCTGGTACGCGGCCACCGCATCGAGATTCGCGGCTTTGGCAGCTTCTCCATCAACCGTCGCCCGCCCCGCATGGGCCGCAATCCGCGCAGCGGCGAGAGTGTTGCGATTCCCGAAAAACGCGTCCCCCACTTCAAGCCCGGCAAGGCCCTGCGTGAAGCTGTGGATACCCGCACTGCCGAGCTGGAAACCAAGACAAAAGTTTGA
- the crcB gene encoding fluoride efflux transporter CrcB yields MLAVFAISLGASVGALARWQLGLWLNPASTAMPLGTLAANLIGGYLVGVAVAVFQALPQLDPAWRLALITGFLGGLTTFSSFSAEVVAMLQQQRYAMALGTTAVHVLGSLLLTMAGLKSATLLIAARA; encoded by the coding sequence ATGTTGGCAGTCTTCGCCATCAGTCTGGGCGCCAGCGTGGGCGCATTGGCCCGCTGGCAACTCGGCCTGTGGCTGAACCCCGCAAGCACCGCCATGCCCCTGGGCACACTGGCTGCGAATCTCATCGGCGGCTATCTGGTCGGCGTGGCTGTGGCGGTGTTTCAGGCGCTGCCCCAGCTCGACCCCGCCTGGCGCCTCGCACTGATCACCGGGTTTCTGGGCGGGCTCACCACGTTCTCCAGTTTTTCGGCGGAAGTGGTGGCCATGCTGCAACAGCAACGCTACGCCATGGCACTGGGAACCACGGCGGTACATGTGCTGGGATCACTGCTGCTGACCATGGCAGGCCTGAAATCTGCTACGTTATTGATAGCTGCTCGCGCATGA
- a CDS encoding prephenate dehydrogenase — protein MFEQLGLIGCGLMGGSFALALKRAGLVKRVVGYSKSPSTTERARAMGVIDIEAPSALLAVSGADIVLIAVPVAATEATFKAIKHLVTSDMLIMDVGSTKRDVIDAGRRALREQIGSFVPAHPIAGKEVSGVEHADPDLYAGRQIILTPIERTLTTQLQKAVDVWTALGCRVLQMSPEQHDAAFAAVSHLPHLISFALMNAISGQPQGKDYLSLAGPGFRDFTRIAASDPKVWRDILVSNREELLAQSKIFQRNLQALELMISSGNAEALEGLIEQASNTRANWSMTSKLNK, from the coding sequence ATGTTTGAACAGCTTGGCTTGATTGGTTGTGGACTGATGGGTGGCTCGTTTGCGCTGGCACTCAAACGTGCCGGCCTGGTCAAACGTGTGGTGGGGTACAGCAAATCGCCCAGCACCACCGAACGCGCGCGCGCCATGGGTGTCATCGATATCGAAGCGCCCTCCGCCCTGCTGGCCGTGTCGGGCGCAGACATCGTGCTGATCGCCGTACCGGTAGCCGCCACCGAGGCGACGTTCAAGGCCATCAAACACCTCGTGACCTCCGACATGCTGATCATGGATGTGGGTTCCACCAAACGCGACGTCATTGACGCGGGCCGCCGGGCGCTGCGCGAACAGATCGGCTCCTTTGTGCCCGCCCACCCGATTGCGGGCAAAGAAGTTTCGGGCGTGGAACATGCCGACCCGGATCTGTATGCCGGCCGCCAAATCATCCTGACCCCGATCGAGCGCACCCTCACCACGCAACTGCAAAAAGCAGTGGACGTATGGACCGCACTGGGCTGCCGGGTGCTGCAGATGTCGCCCGAACAGCACGACGCCGCCTTCGCTGCCGTGAGCCATCTGCCACACCTGATTTCGTTTGCCTTGATGAACGCGATTTCCGGCCAGCCCCAAGGCAAAGACTACCTGTCACTGGCCGGCCCCGGCTTTCGTGACTTCACGCGTATTGCCGCCAGCGACCCGAAGGTGTGGCGCGACATATTGGTATCCAACCGCGAAGAGTTGCTGGCACAAAGCAAGATCTTCCAGCGCAACCTGCAAGCGCTCGAACTGATGATCTCCAGCGGCAACGCGGAAGCCCTCGAAGGTTTGATCGAACAGGCCAGCAACACCCGCGCCAACTGGAGCATGACCTCCAAACTCAACAAGTAA
- a CDS encoding LapA family protein, whose amino-acid sequence MKQVAWLFKWLLKAAIFFTLFAFALNNQGDVTVRFFFGQQWTGPLVLVVLIAFALGLVIGVLGMVPRWWQHRRAAYRAQRDAAAALAAVAAADADKPAVPTIHGI is encoded by the coding sequence ATGAAACAAGTCGCATGGCTCTTTAAGTGGTTACTTAAAGCAGCCATTTTTTTTACCCTTTTCGCTTTTGCCCTGAATAACCAGGGCGATGTGACGGTGCGCTTTTTCTTCGGACAGCAATGGACGGGGCCACTGGTGCTGGTCGTGCTGATCGCCTTTGCGCTGGGCTTGGTGATCGGCGTGCTGGGCATGGTGCCACGCTGGTGGCAACACCGCCGCGCCGCCTACCGTGCGCAACGCGATGCCGCCGCAGCGCTGGCTGCCGTAGCAGCTGCCGACGCGGACAAACCTGCCGTACCGACTATCCATGGAATTTGA
- a CDS encoding ComEA family DNA-binding protein, with protein sequence MLKRCLMFLSIALLSAASFAAVEVNQATEAELDSIRGLGPSSTARILKAREQGAFKDWADFMVRVKGLKPATAAKLSKAGLTVQGSPYAGTP encoded by the coding sequence ATGCTGAAGCGATGCCTGATGTTCCTGTCGATCGCGCTTTTGAGCGCTGCGAGTTTTGCTGCAGTGGAAGTCAACCAGGCCACCGAGGCCGAACTCGACAGCATCAGAGGCCTGGGGCCCAGCAGCACGGCCCGCATCCTCAAGGCGCGTGAGCAAGGCGCTTTCAAGGACTGGGCCGACTTCATGGTCCGTGTCAAAGGCCTCAAACCAGCCACCGCCGCCAAGCTGTCCAAAGCTGGACTGACCGTACAGGGCTCACCCTACGCAGGAACACCCTGA
- the pheA gene encoding prephenate dehydratase has translation MAKTLPELRTLIDAVDKELLTLLNRRAGLANEVGEVKRIDGSPVFRPEREAQVIGGLQQTNAGPLKNESVAFIWREVMSACRALEAPQRVAYLGPKGTFSEEAALRFFGSSITHLPCANFDEVFHAATAGSAEFGVIPVENSTEGVVTRSLDLLLHSPLHIVGEISLLVRHNLLRSTASLEGVEVVLAHPQALAQCQQWLSTHLPNAERRAVSSNAEGARLAAANPAWAAIASERAGAEFGLHTAALAIQDVAFNRTRFVVVCLPTTMPAPQATGKDCISLVVSVPNRPGAVHDMLVPLKQHGVSMTRFESRPARSGQWEYYFYIDLQGHPSQPQVAAALQDLQGLCAFYKVLGTYPLAD, from the coding sequence ATGGCCAAAACACTGCCTGAACTTCGCACCCTGATCGACGCTGTTGACAAGGAACTCCTGACCCTGCTCAACCGCCGCGCCGGACTCGCCAACGAAGTCGGCGAAGTCAAACGCATTGACGGCTCGCCGGTGTTTCGCCCCGAGCGCGAAGCCCAGGTCATCGGCGGTTTGCAACAGACCAACGCAGGCCCCCTCAAAAACGAAAGCGTGGCCTTCATCTGGCGCGAAGTCATGTCCGCCTGCCGCGCCCTGGAAGCACCGCAGCGCGTGGCCTACCTGGGCCCCAAGGGCACCTTCAGCGAAGAAGCTGCATTGCGCTTTTTCGGCTCCAGCATCACCCACTTGCCTTGCGCCAACTTTGACGAAGTGTTCCACGCGGCCACCGCGGGCTCGGCCGAGTTTGGTGTGATCCCGGTAGAGAACAGCACCGAGGGCGTGGTGACCCGCTCGCTGGACCTGCTGCTGCACTCCCCGCTGCACATCGTGGGCGAGATCAGCCTGCTGGTACGCCACAACCTGCTGCGCAGCACTGCATCGCTGGAGGGCGTTGAAGTGGTGCTGGCCCACCCGCAAGCGCTGGCCCAGTGCCAACAATGGCTCAGCACCCACCTGCCCAATGCCGAGCGGCGTGCCGTGTCCAGCAACGCAGAGGGCGCGCGCCTGGCTGCAGCCAACCCCGCCTGGGCCGCGATTGCCAGCGAACGCGCGGGGGCTGAATTTGGCCTGCACACGGCCGCACTGGCCATTCAGGACGTGGCCTTCAACCGCACCCGTTTTGTCGTGGTGTGCCTGCCCACCACCATGCCCGCGCCGCAAGCCACAGGCAAGGACTGCATCAGCCTCGTGGTCTCGGTACCCAACCGGCCCGGCGCCGTACACGACATGCTGGTGCCACTCAAGCAGCACGGTGTGTCCATGACACGTTTTGAGTCGCGCCCGGCACGCTCAGGCCAGTGGGAATACTATTTTTATATTGACCTGCAGGGCCACCCTTCCCAGCCCCAGGTCGCAGCAGCACTTCAGGATCTGCAAGGGCTGTGCGCTTTTTACAAAGTGCTGGGTACTTACCCATTGGCCGACTGA
- the rfaE1 gene encoding D-glycero-beta-D-manno-heptose-7-phosphate kinase yields MTKDQISAARVLVVGDVMLDRYWYGAVDRISPEAPVPVVRVTREEERCGGAANVAFNAATLGAQASLLTVVGDDEASHKLEALVATTGIRTHFGRDSDLKTTVKLRVIGRQQQLIRLDFENTPNHEILSGQTAVFESLLPAHDAILFSDYGKGGLAHVGDMIARARAAGKPVLIDPKGSDYSRYSGATVITPNRAELQQAVGGWRDEEELRTKVQNLRTQLQLDAVLLTRSEEGMTLFDAAGQLHVSAQAREVFDVTGAGDTVIATMATLVGAGLSLRDAVPLANRAGGLVVGKFGTATVSYEELFA; encoded by the coding sequence ATGACCAAAGACCAAATTTCTGCAGCACGCGTGCTCGTTGTGGGCGACGTGATGCTAGACCGCTACTGGTACGGTGCGGTGGACCGCATCAGCCCCGAGGCTCCCGTACCGGTCGTGCGTGTCACACGCGAAGAAGAACGTTGCGGTGGTGCCGCCAATGTGGCGTTCAACGCGGCCACGCTGGGTGCCCAGGCATCGTTATTGACCGTAGTGGGCGACGACGAAGCCAGCCACAAGCTAGAAGCGCTGGTGGCCACCACCGGCATCCGCACCCATTTTGGCCGTGACAGCGACCTCAAGACCACCGTCAAGCTGCGCGTGATTGGCCGACAACAGCAACTGATCCGGCTGGACTTCGAAAACACCCCGAACCACGAAATTCTGTCGGGCCAGACGGCCGTTTTTGAAAGCCTGCTGCCCGCGCACGACGCCATTCTGTTTTCCGACTACGGCAAGGGTGGCCTGGCCCATGTGGGCGACATGATTGCGCGCGCGCGCGCTGCCGGCAAACCCGTGCTGATCGACCCCAAGGGCTCCGACTATTCGCGCTACAGCGGGGCCACCGTCATTACGCCCAACCGGGCGGAGCTACAACAGGCAGTAGGCGGCTGGCGCGATGAAGAAGAATTACGCACCAAGGTGCAAAACCTGCGCACGCAACTGCAACTGGATGCCGTGCTGCTCACCCGCAGCGAAGAAGGCATGACCCTGTTTGACGCCGCAGGCCAACTGCATGTGAGCGCGCAGGCGCGCGAAGTGTTTGACGTGACGGGCGCCGGCGACACCGTGATTGCCACCATGGCGACGCTGGTGGGTGCGGGCCTGAGCCTGCGCGACGCTGTGCCGCTGGCCAACCGGGCCGGTGGTTTGGTGGTGGGTAAATTCGGCACCGCGACGGTGTCGTACGAGGAGCTATTTGCATGA
- the rfaD gene encoding ADP-glyceromanno-heptose 6-epimerase: MTRIVVTGAAGFIGSNIIAGLNARGIDDIIAVDDLKQGDKFRNLADLKIADYVDADTFYDAFASGHYGQIEAVFHEGACSDTMEQDGKYMMANNYTLSWQLFQACQKRGARLLYASSAATYGGSDTFREDPAFEAPLNVYGYSKLLFDQRMRRECGNDFQRTKAGKTMQVVGFRYFNVYGPREQHKGRMASVAFHQYHQFKAEGRVKLFGEYGGYAPGGQMRDFVFIDDVVAVNLWFFDHPTESGIFNLGTGHAQPFNDVASSVVNALRAQQGHAALDLPAVAQQGLVEYVAFPDALRGKYQCYTQADLTALRATGCDHQFADVQTGVAQYVQWLSARP; this comes from the coding sequence ATGACACGCATCGTGGTCACCGGCGCCGCCGGTTTTATTGGCAGCAACATCATTGCCGGGCTCAACGCCCGCGGCATTGACGACATCATCGCCGTGGATGATTTGAAACAAGGCGACAAATTCCGCAATCTGGCCGACCTGAAGATTGCGGACTACGTGGACGCCGACACGTTTTATGACGCATTTGCGTCCGGCCACTATGGCCAGATCGAGGCCGTGTTCCACGAAGGCGCCTGCAGCGACACCATGGAACAGGACGGCAAGTACATGATGGCCAACAACTACACGCTGTCCTGGCAACTGTTTCAGGCCTGCCAGAAGCGTGGTGCACGCTTGTTGTATGCCTCCAGCGCGGCGACGTACGGCGGCTCGGACACCTTCCGTGAAGACCCGGCGTTTGAGGCGCCGCTCAACGTCTACGGCTACTCCAAACTGCTGTTCGACCAACGTATGCGCCGCGAGTGTGGCAACGATTTCCAGCGCACCAAGGCCGGCAAAACCATGCAGGTGGTGGGCTTTCGTTACTTCAACGTCTACGGCCCGCGTGAACAACACAAGGGCCGCATGGCCAGCGTAGCCTTTCACCAGTACCACCAGTTCAAGGCCGAGGGCCGGGTCAAGCTGTTTGGTGAATACGGCGGCTACGCGCCCGGCGGGCAGATGCGCGACTTTGTTTTCATCGATGACGTGGTGGCCGTGAACCTCTGGTTTTTTGACCATCCGACCGAATCCGGCATTTTCAATTTGGGCACGGGCCATGCCCAGCCATTCAACGATGTGGCCAGCTCGGTCGTCAACGCCCTGCGCGCGCAGCAAGGCCATGCCGCACTGGACCTGCCTGCCGTGGCCCAACAAGGCCTGGTGGAATACGTGGCCTTCCCCGATGCCTTGCGCGGCAAATACCAGTGTTACACCCAGGCGGATCTGACCGCTTTGCGCGCCACCGGCTGCGACCACCAGTTTGCCGATGTGCAAACCGGTGTGGCCCAATACGTGCAGTGGTTGTCCGCCCGCCCCTAA